Proteins from one Desulfonema limicola genomic window:
- a CDS encoding phasin family protein, with translation MFDILKKSMLTGIGMALKTRDEVEELAKDWAGKQKLSEDEGRKFMEELLKKYDSSVDKLEDKVEETVKKVLKKMNLVTQEEVDELKKEIGRLKAGSLPVEGTKE, from the coding sequence ATGTTTGATATTTTAAAAAAATCCATGTTAACTGGTATTGGAATGGCTCTTAAGACCCGTGATGAGGTTGAAGAACTGGCAAAAGACTGGGCAGGAAAACAGAAATTATCAGAAGATGAAGGCCGGAAATTTATGGAGGAACTGCTTAAAAAATATGATTCCTCTGTTGATAAACTGGAAGATAAGGTTGAAGAAACAGTAAAAAAAGTCTTAAAAAAGATGAATCTTGTAACCCAGGAAGAGGTTGATGAACTGAAAAAAGAGATTGGCCGTTTGAAAGCAGGCTCACTTCCTGTGGAAGGCACTAAAGAATAA
- a CDS encoding right-handed parallel beta-helix repeat-containing protein → MFYQNKDFKITVSCFWIFLICLLFPGWVMAQIYYISTSGNDSNDGLSQSFPWKTIDKINSLKASETTGSSILFKRGDVLRGQIDLQGDPVGVIFDAYGTGENPVISGSLEITGWSVYKENIYSADVSALVGAEGSIHHLFVNKKLMTIARYPNIDAPDQGWLKVDASPDKSTLTDQALAEYGKADNYWTDAVLKIRTFSWYFETRKIKDYKSNGTIILDQDLSANLQPGWGYYLDNKLEELDQANEWYYDPLNKKVYLWAPDSADPNTLVVEGSVFENGIRVYWKNHETVIQNLKFQHQVKNGIYINQCDRVKVLNNRFEYCGERGIQMAWNSVDIEFKGNFFENMLDYAITWNANIPAGNSVIESNIIKNTALIPGYGGSGVTHSIAIRIGGTSGIVIQRNIIENTGYAGIILEGDAHIVENNIVKASLLTLDDGGGILVNCSNNKIRNNFITESWGNRDASSGTNNNSLFRQMGMGIFFQPKLSGNIIEGNIVANNVDFGIYPNRAINTIIRNNVCYNNKYQIYLKGADGDTADNAYNNTIEGNILCSLSPKQICLRSDENYKFGTFNNQYYINPYSDIVIIEGDNYYSLPQWQNKFKDRDVNAQVLEKSLDLYTITSKEPNLITNSDFNSDISSWSGSGAASISYDPGKSEMDGGSLKNIHSVPGTSTIKSGYITLEKDHFYRFSFIAAASSFGDVKVRFFREDIEGPWIEYLESWYGLHPVPRKHNLVFQWPFETTLKSRPFFLTYDDDPSEYWLDNVMIEPVEVVIKDPTQDIVLFINTDTQAKQISLKGNTYTDLDNQTVTGSITLENFKSRLLVINQRVSLADCIKILQILAQEPGAVPFATGDFDGDGIYELEDCAGILRSLANI, encoded by the coding sequence ATGTTCTACCAGAATAAAGATTTCAAAATCACTGTATCATGTTTTTGGATTTTTTTAATCTGCCTGTTGTTCCCTGGATGGGTTATGGCCCAGATATATTACATTTCCACAAGCGGCAATGACAGCAATGATGGTTTAAGCCAGTCTTTTCCATGGAAAACCATTGATAAGATAAATTCATTAAAAGCCTCAGAAACAACCGGTTCCTCAATTCTTTTTAAAAGAGGAGATGTATTAAGGGGCCAGATAGATTTGCAGGGTGATCCTGTGGGTGTTATTTTTGATGCTTACGGCACAGGAGAAAACCCGGTTATAAGCGGAAGTTTGGAAATAACAGGCTGGTCTGTTTACAAAGAAAATATCTATTCTGCTGATGTATCCGCACTTGTTGGAGCAGAAGGCAGTATTCATCATCTATTTGTTAATAAAAAATTAATGACCATAGCCCGTTATCCCAACATTGATGCACCAGATCAAGGCTGGCTTAAAGTTGATGCAAGCCCGGACAAAAGCACCCTTACAGACCAGGCCCTTGCTGAATATGGAAAAGCTGATAATTACTGGACAGATGCAGTATTAAAGATACGGACCTTCAGCTGGTATTTTGAAACCAGGAAGATAAAAGACTATAAATCAAATGGAACCATAATTCTGGATCAAGACCTGTCAGCAAATCTCCAGCCTGGATGGGGATATTATCTTGACAATAAACTTGAGGAACTGGATCAGGCAAATGAATGGTATTATGATCCTTTAAACAAAAAGGTTTATCTATGGGCACCAGACAGTGCAGATCCCAATACCTTGGTTGTTGAAGGCTCTGTTTTTGAAAACGGTATAAGGGTTTATTGGAAAAACCATGAGACTGTTATTCAAAATCTTAAATTTCAGCATCAGGTTAAAAACGGGATTTACATTAATCAGTGCGACAGGGTAAAGGTTTTAAACAACAGATTTGAATACTGCGGCGAACGGGGCATACAAATGGCATGGAACTCTGTTGACATAGAATTTAAAGGCAATTTTTTTGAAAACATGCTTGACTATGCCATTACCTGGAATGCAAATATCCCGGCAGGAAATTCTGTGATTGAAAGCAATATTATAAAAAATACTGCCCTGATTCCTGGATACGGGGGAAGCGGCGTTACTCATTCCATAGCCATAAGAATAGGCGGAACATCAGGAATTGTCATACAAAGAAATATCATAGAAAATACAGGATATGCAGGCATTATCTTAGAAGGAGATGCCCATATTGTGGAAAACAATATTGTCAAAGCATCGCTGCTTACCTTAGATGACGGCGGAGGTATTCTTGTCAATTGCAGCAATAATAAGATAAGAAACAATTTTATAACAGAATCATGGGGAAACCGTGATGCATCGTCAGGAACCAATAACAACAGTCTTTTCAGGCAGATGGGAATGGGAATTTTCTTTCAGCCCAAATTGAGCGGAAATATTATTGAAGGCAATATTGTTGCAAATAATGTGGATTTCGGTATTTATCCTAACCGGGCTATAAATACAATAATCCGTAACAATGTGTGCTATAATAACAAATATCAGATTTATTTAAAAGGAGCAGACGGGGACACAGCAGATAACGCATATAACAACACAATTGAAGGTAATATCCTCTGTTCCCTTTCCCCAAAACAGATTTGCCTGCGCAGTGATGAAAATTACAAGTTCGGAACCTTTAATAATCAGTATTATATCAATCCATACAGTGATATTGTAATTATAGAAGGAGATAATTATTATTCCCTTCCCCAGTGGCAGAATAAATTTAAAGACAGGGATGTAAATGCACAAGTTTTAGAAAAAAGCCTTGATTTATATACAATAACCAGCAAAGAACCAAACCTTATCACAAATTCAGATTTTAATTCAGATATTTCAAGCTGGTCAGGCAGCGGAGCAGCATCAATATCATATGATCCTGGTAAATCTGAAATGGATGGAGGAAGTTTGAAAAATATTCATTCAGTACCAGGAACATCTACTATAAAATCAGGCTATATTACCCTTGAAAAAGATCATTTTTACAGGTTTTCATTCATCGCTGCTGCCAGCAGTTTTGGAGATGTCAAAGTAAGGTTTTTCAGGGAGGATATTGAAGGTCCCTGGATAGAATATCTGGAATCATGGTACGGGCTGCATCCTGTACCCAGAAAACATAATCTTGTATTTCAATGGCCCTTTGAAACCACATTAAAATCCCGCCCTTTTTTCCTAACCTATGATGACGACCCTTCAGAATACTGGCTGGATAATGTCATGATTGAACCTGTTGAGGTTGTTATCAAGGATCCAACCCAGGATATTGTTCTTTTTATTAATACTGATACCCAGGCAAAACAAATCAGCCTTAAAGGAAA